The nucleotide sequence TTAATTGTGGTGGAAGGGGTTGAGAATAACGTCCCTGGACAGAAGCTGTCTCACTGGTGGGGCGGCAACTTAGAGGGGGTCAAGAACTATCCTGTGCAACTGTCACAGCCCAATAAACTCGTCTATTCGCCCCACGAATATGGGCCAGGAGTCTATAACCAGCCCTGGTTTTCTGAACCTACGTTCCCGAATAATCTCGATAGTCGTTGGGAAACTGGATTTAATTACATCACCACCCAGAAAATTGCACCGATCCTGGTGGGTGAATTTGGGGGGCGTCAGGTAAATAACCTCTCCAAAGAAGGGATCTGGCAGCAGCGTTTTATTAATTATATCGGTCAGAAAAAACTCAGTTTCACCTACTGGAGTTGGAATCCCAACAGCAGCGATACGGGGGGCATTCTTTTAGATGATTGGAAGACTGTCTACCAGGCCAAGCAGCAGCTTCTGAGTCAACTATTGACCACACCCACGCCCACGCCCACGCCCACGCCCACGCCCACGCCCACGCCCACGCCCACACCCACACCCACGCCCACGCCCACACCCACGCCCACACCCACACCCACACCCACGCCCACACCACAGTCAGGTCTCCAGGCAACGGTCAGTTTGCAATCGGATTGGCCGGATGGCTTTTGTGCCAACTTCCAGGTGAAAAATCAGAACTCGACTAGTACGCACAACTGGCAACTCTCGTTCAATCTAAATCAAGCCGCCATTTATACCATCTGGAATGCCACGATCTCACAACAAGGCTCCCGTTATGTCGCCACGCCGCCGGACTGGGGACGGGTGATCCAACCTGGGATGACGGTAAATTGGATGGGATTCTGTGCTAGTAAGATCGGCAGTGATTACCTACCCAAACAGGTGTCTGCAATGGGTTCCTACTAGCTGAATTCCCAAATTGATCACCTGAGAGGGCGATCGCCGACGGAGGTAAGCGCCCTCTTTTTTAGGCACGTTAGACAAGGGTCGGTCGAACGGACTAGAGTGATGAAATTGAGGCTAAGTATCTTGTTTAGCCCTTGCCATTTTCTAATTCCCATGTCTGAGCAACGCCCCCCTTCTGAAGTTCAAAGTACCCTGGACGAAATTCGCGCCACCCGACTGGCAAAAGTGGCTCAACTGCAACAGCTGGGCTGGAACCCCTATGCCTATCGCTGGCAGTCTACCCACCATGCCGCCCAACTCCAGGAAAAATTTGCGGAGTTAGCCCCTGGCGAGAGTGTGGATCTGCCCGTGGCGATCGCCGGTCGCATCTTAGCCCGTCGCGTCTTTGGCAAACTGGCGTTCTTCACCTTACAGGATGAAACTGGGGTGATTCAGCTCTACCTAGAGAAGCAGAAGATCCAGGAGGGGATGGCAGCCATGCACCCCCAGTCCTTTGATCTGCTTAAGCAACTCACCGATGTTGGGGATATTCTTGGCGTTAACGGCACGATCAAGCGCACCGAAAAGGGCGAACTGTCAGTCTACGTTGATGACTACACGATTCTTACCAAGTCCCTGTTGCCCCTCCCCGATAAATGGCATGGCTTAACGGATGTTGCCAAGCGCTATCGCCAGCGCTATGTGGATTTAATTGTGAACCCCAAGACACGGGAAACCTTCCGGCGGCGAGCCTTAATTACCGCAGCCATGCGTCGGTATCTGGAAACCCAGGGCTTTATTGAAATTGAAACCCCGGTTCTGCAATCCGAGGCTGGGGGAGCGGAAGCCCGACCCTTTATTACCTACCACAACACCCTGGACATGCCGCTGTATCTGCGGATTGCCACGGAACTACACCTGAAGCGGCTGATTGTGGGTGGGTTTGAAAAGGTCTTTGAGTTGGGACGCATCTTCCGCAATGAAGGGGTGTCCACTCGACACAACCCAGAGTTTACCTCCGTGGAAGTCTATCAAGCCTATGCGGACTACAACGACATGATGGCCTTGACGGAAGCGCTCATTACCACCGTCACCCAAGAAGTGCTGGGAACGCTGCAAATCACCTATCAAGAACAGACGATTGACCTCACCCCTCCTTGGCGTAGGGTCACCATGCATGAAGTGGTGCAGGCGGCTACGGGTGTTGACTTCCGTCAATTCGACACCGTGACAGCGGCACAGACGGCGGCGGCGCAGGCCGGTATTGCAGGGGTCGCAGACTGCGAGTCCATTGGACATATCCTCAACACAGCCTTTGAGCAAACCGTCGAACAGACACTGATTCAGCCCACTTTCATCATTGACTATCCCGTTGAGATCTCACCCCTGGCAAAACCCCACCGTAGTCAACCGGGTTTAGTGGAACGGTTTGAATTATTTGTTGTGGGACGGGAGACAGCCAATAGTTTCTCGGAACTAACAGACCCGGTTGAACAACGCCAGCGGCTGGAAGCCCAAGCTGCTAAAAAAGCTGCGGGGGATCTGGAAGCCCACAGCGTCGATGAAGACTTTCTGACGGCGCTAGAACATGGAATGCCACCCACCGGGGGACTGGGCATTGGCATTGACCGCCTGGTGATGTTGCTAACCGATGCCGCCAGTATTCGGGATGCGATCGCCTTCCCACTGCTAAAGCCAGAGAAGGAGGAGTGAATCAGGACGATCACCCGATGATTCAACCCCAGGGGTTGCTCCGCTAGTTGGAAACCTCAGCCATTTCTATCACCCGCTGATCAATATCTTTCACCAGAAAGTTCAAGGGTTTCTCCCGGCGAATTTTATGGCGAATGCCACGGGTCTGAATCCGCAGCAGTACCTGCTCCAAACAGTCGCGATCGAAGCAGACATGGCGTTGACGATCCTTCTCGCCCAAGCTAGCGCCAGAGATAATATGAAGCTGGGTATTCTTTTTCAGCTGATACCAGAGTCCTGCCGAGCTACCGACGCCCCGGGCTGCCGGACGTCCCATGCCAGCATAGAGGGGGTCTAGCCCCGTGGTGCCAAGGGTCTGCTCATAGTTGTAGTAGTAGTGGAGCGGTACTTCAGCCAAGGGAAGATTCAACAGCCCTTCATAGAACTGTTGGGCGACCTCTAAGTCAGACACCATCATGGTGTGAACTTTCGGGGCACTGGTGAGAAACATCCACATGGCGACGGCATAGGCTCCCAGTAGCATCACCATGATGCCCTGGGTTGAGAAGAGGCCGTCTAGGGGAAGATCTGGAAAGAGAGCAAGGATAGAACTCACAACAAACATTTTGAATAAGTTGCCAGAGTGAAGATGGCAGTGAAGGTTTTACACAGTTTTACATGAAGTTGAGGCATCCCGCATGGGGGATTGACTTTATGATAAGCCCCTGTTTGGCAGGGAGGAGACTGGTTTTTTTCCCTGGAGGTGATCAACCGTTAAGGACTGGGAGTCCCCGTAGCTGCGGGCGTTGGAGGTTGCTTCCAGAGTTGGATCTGCTGTTGGACTTTGCGGTAAATGCTGGCCTGGGGAGGAAGTTTTCTCTGCAGCGGCGATCGCAGCGGTGAGATTGGTGGCAGCCAACGCCTCCGCCTGTTTCAGAATTTGCTCACTCCACTGATTCATCAGCAGGTTGGCCTCTGACCGCTGGGGGCTGGCCGCAGGAACCTGATCTGCCATCTGCACCGCTGCTACCAAGGCATCTAAGGTCTGAGGCTCTGCGAGACGGCGGGCATTCTCCAGATTGGTTTCGCCTTTGACTGTCGCTTGCCACCGCTTCAAGAGTGCCTGGGCATCAGGATAGAGCACACGCCCTGGTTGAATTTGCTCTAAGAGGTCGATGGCAGCGGCTAGATCGCCGTTGCTTGACAAGTCCTGCGCTTGATCCAGGAGGGGC is from Neosynechococcus sphagnicola sy1 and encodes:
- a CDS encoding cellulase family glycosylhydrolase, translating into METDVHVPHGLWARDYKDMLAQIKGLGYNVIRLPFSVQALRSPSISSVNFSLGSNQSLQGKTPLQVMDLVIQESNRLGLLILLDSHRLGDYSIPELWYGDGFTEADWINTWTMLASRYKNQPNVIGADLKNEPHGRASWGTNDLATDWRLAAERAGNAIHGVNPKWLIVVEGVENNVPGQKLSHWWGGNLEGVKNYPVQLSQPNKLVYSPHEYGPGVYNQPWFSEPTFPNNLDSRWETGFNYITTQKIAPILVGEFGGRQVNNLSKEGIWQQRFINYIGQKKLSFTYWSWNPNSSDTGGILLDDWKTVYQAKQQLLSQLLTTPTPTPTPTPTPTPTPTPTPTPTPTPTPTPTPTPTPTPTPQSGLQATVSLQSDWPDGFCANFQVKNQNSTSTHNWQLSFNLNQAAIYTIWNATISQQGSRYVATPPDWGRVIQPGMTVNWMGFCASKIGSDYLPKQVSAMGSY
- the lysS gene encoding lysine--tRNA ligase, which gives rise to MSEQRPPSEVQSTLDEIRATRLAKVAQLQQLGWNPYAYRWQSTHHAAQLQEKFAELAPGESVDLPVAIAGRILARRVFGKLAFFTLQDETGVIQLYLEKQKIQEGMAAMHPQSFDLLKQLTDVGDILGVNGTIKRTEKGELSVYVDDYTILTKSLLPLPDKWHGLTDVAKRYRQRYVDLIVNPKTRETFRRRALITAAMRRYLETQGFIEIETPVLQSEAGGAEARPFITYHNTLDMPLYLRIATELHLKRLIVGGFEKVFELGRIFRNEGVSTRHNPEFTSVEVYQAYADYNDMMALTEALITTVTQEVLGTLQITYQEQTIDLTPPWRRVTMHEVVQAATGVDFRQFDTVTAAQTAAAQAGIAGVADCESIGHILNTAFEQTVEQTLIQPTFIIDYPVEISPLAKPHRSQPGLVERFELFVVGRETANSFSELTDPVEQRQRLEAQAAKKAAGDLEAHSVDEDFLTALEHGMPPTGGLGIGIDRLVMLLTDAASIRDAIAFPLLKPEKEE
- a CDS encoding glyoxalase-like domain protein; translated protein: MSSILALFPDLPLDGLFSTQGIMVMLLGAYAVAMWMFLTSAPKVHTMMVSDLEVAQQFYEGLLNLPLAEVPLHYYYNYEQTLGTTGLDPLYAGMGRPAARGVGSSAGLWYQLKKNTQLHIISGASLGEKDRQRHVCFDRDCLEQVLLRIQTRGIRHKIRREKPLNFLVKDIDQRVIEMAEVSN